One Cottoperca gobio chromosome 23, fCotGob3.1, whole genome shotgun sequence genomic region harbors:
- the golt1ba gene encoding LOW QUALITY PROTEIN: golgi transport 1Ba (The sequence of the model RefSeq protein was modified relative to this genomic sequence to represent the inferred CDS: deleted 1 base in 1 codon) has product MISLTDSQKIGMGLTGFGVFFLFFGMILFFDKALLAIGNILFVAGLAFVIGLERTFRFFFQKHKMKATSFFLGGVLVVLIGWPIIGVVLEIYGFFLLFRGFFPVVVGFIRRIPILGSILNLPFISAYVDKVGESNTMV; this is encoded by the exons ATGATTTCGCTAACAGACTCCCAAA AGATTGGAATGGGATTAACAGGCTTCGGCgtgtttttcctcttcttcgGGATGATCCTGTTTTTTGACAAAGCACTCCTGGCTATTGGAAAT ATCCTGTTTGTTGCTGGACTTGCTTTTGTCATCGGGTTGGAGAGGACCTTCCGCTTCTTCTTCCAGAAACACAAGATGAAGGCCACCAGTTTCTTCCTGGGAGGTGTGCTTGTGGTGCTGATTGGCTGGCCCATCATCGGAGTTGTGCTGGAGATTTATGGCTTTTTCCTCTTGTTTAG GGGTTTCTTCCCAGTTGTAGTA GGCTTTATCAGAAGAATACCTATCCTGGGCTCCATCCTAAACCTGCCCTTCATCAGTGCA